Part of the Burkholderia humptydooensis genome, CTCTCGATCACCGCCAGCTCGACCTGCCGCTCTTCGACGGGCCGGCCGCCGCGCCGCCCCCCGCTTCCCCTTCCGCCGCGCCGCCCGCCTCGCCCGTCCCGCCCGCGACGCCGCCCGAGGCCGACCGCTCCCGCCGCCGCACGCTCGCGCTCGACGGCCGCGTGCTCGAATACAAGCTGAAGCGCTCCGCGCGCCGCACGATCGGCTTCGCGATCGACGGCAACGGTCTCACGATCACCGCGCCGCGCTGGGTGACGCTCGCCGACATCGAAGCGGCGATCGCCGAGAAGCGCCGCTGGATCTTCAACAAGCTCGCCGAATGGCAGACGCGCGCCGAGCAGCGCGCGCTGCCGCAGATCGACTGGAAGGAAGGCGCGCAGATTCCGTATCTCGGCAGGCCCGTCAGCATCGTGCTCGCGTCGGCGAAGGGCGCGCTCAGCTTCGATCCGGTTGCCGCGACGCTGGAGCTCGGGCTGCCCGCGCACGCGAGCGAGCAGCAGATCAAGGACCGCGTGCAGGGCTGGCTGCAGGGCGAGGCCAAGCGGATCTTCGGCGAGCAGCTCGCCGTGTATGC contains:
- a CDS encoding M48 family metallopeptidase: MPKRPRPRPAVVALDHRQLDLPLFDGPAAAPPPASPSAAPPASPVPPATPPEADRSRRRTLALDGRVLEYKLKRSARRTIGFAIDGNGLTITAPRWVTLADIEAAIAEKRRWIFNKLAEWQTRAEQRALPQIDWKEGAQIPYLGRPVSIVLASAKGALSFDPVAATLELGLPAHASEQQIKDRVQGWLQGEAKRIFGEQLAVYAQKLGVTYSMYALSSAATRWGSCSSDGKIRLNWRLIHFPMSIVDYVVAHELSHLREMNHSPAFWQTVESIFPEFREARHTLKHHPPELLPAL